A single window of Bacteroidales bacterium DNA harbors:
- a CDS encoding DUF2807 domain-containing protein → MKIRKFSINLALLFIPLIMISSCQYGVGVEGNGQITSETRTVKSFDQMEVSGGFSVILTQGPTEGVVVEADENLMDLISTEVMGGVLEIKSRENIRGSRDIKIFVSMVNLSRIKLSGAVDLSSENQLNLEHLSVRGSGASTLTLNLNVNSLDAELSGANNVTLAGQATSFTAKLTGASDLKAFEFDVNNLEIKVTGAGDARVSAIESLKVNISGAGSVTYQGDPSIEQTISGAGSLSKKQ, encoded by the coding sequence ATGAAAATTAGGAAGTTTTCAATTAACCTGGCACTCCTGTTCATACCACTCATTATGATCAGCAGTTGTCAGTATGGAGTTGGAGTTGAAGGAAACGGGCAGATCACCAGCGAGACCAGAACCGTTAAATCATTTGACCAAATGGAAGTCTCAGGAGGGTTCAGTGTAATTCTTACTCAAGGACCCACGGAAGGTGTTGTGGTGGAAGCCGATGAAAATCTGATGGATTTAATTTCAACAGAGGTCATGGGAGGCGTTTTGGAGATTAAATCCAGGGAAAATATCAGAGGCTCAAGAGACATCAAAATCTTTGTTTCAATGGTTAATTTATCACGAATCAAACTATCAGGCGCAGTGGATTTAAGCAGTGAAAATCAATTGAATCTCGAACACTTGTCTGTCAGAGGCAGCGGCGCCTCAACCTTAACTCTTAACCTAAATGTTAACAGTCTGGATGCAGAGTTATCAGGAGCCAACAACGTTACACTTGCAGGACAAGCGACCAGTTTTACAGCAAAGTTAACTGGTGCGTCCGACCTGAAGGCATTTGAGTTTGATGTGAATAACCTCGAAATTAAAGTTACAGGTGCTGGTGATGCGAGGGTTTCAGCCATTGAATCACTTAAGGTTAACATATCAGGCGCCGGATCTGTGACCTATCAGGGAGATCCGTCAATCGAGCAAACCATTTCAGGCGCCGGCAGTTTATCGAAAAAACAATAG